The window CTTCCAACTGGCTTTGCATACGACCGTCGCGGCCGCCCCGGGGTGCGTCTGACGCACCCGGGGCGGCGCGTTGCCGGGTTACTTGGACACCAGATAATCGAGCGGGATCTTTTCCGAGATCGTCCACTGGTCGACCACCTTCGGCTTGCCGGCCTCGGTGTCGACGATCAGGTAACGGCCCTGGTTCTGGTGGTGGATGTCCTTGGTGAAGGTGCGCGGCCCGAACAGCGTGGACTCGTCCTTCATCTTCTCGAGCTCGGCGACGACGGGCGCCGCATCGGTCGATTTGGCGCGTTCGACCGCCTTGGCCCAGACATCGATCAGGACGTAGCCCGGATAGACGTACTGGCTGGACGGGTCGCCGCCGGTGACTTCCTTGTACTTCTTGTTGAACTCGTTGACCTTCGGGTTCGGATCGTCGCCGTAGACCGAGCCTTGCACGGGAACATAGAAGTTCGACAGGTCCGGAACGGCGTTCAACCAGTAGCTGCCGTCGACGCCCGAGCCGTTGAGGATCATCGACTTGATGCCGGCGGCGCGGATCTGCTTGATGGCGGACACGGCGCCCGGCATCATCGTGCAGAGCATGATGGCGTCAGGTTCCTTCGGCAAGCTCTTGATCCGCGTGATCTGCGAAGCGATCGAGGCATCGTCGTTCTTGAAGGTGTCGCTGCCGACCAGCTTGGCCTCCTTCAGGCGCGGCAGCATCCAGTCGAAGCCGTCGCAAATGCCCTTGTTGTAGACGGTCCAGCTGTCGAGCAGCCGATAGAAGCTGCGCGCGTTCTTCTTGGTGTACGCCCATTCCGACATGGTTGCGCCCTGCACCGGTGCCAGCACCGAGGCCGAGAACGAGAACGGGCCGACGCCGGGGATGCCGGCCTTGATCGATTCGGCGCAGAGGAAGAAGGAAACCTTGCCGGCGGCCTGTGCCTGCAGCGCCGCGGGCGCACCATAATCGTAGTCGCAGGAGACGATCACGAGGTCGGCGCCCTGGTCGAGCACCGCAAGACCGGCTTTGGCGCCCTCGGCCTGATCGGTCTTGGTGTCGGCAAACACCGGCTTGATTTTCTTGCCGAGCAGGCCGCCGGCCTTGTTGATCTCATCGATCCGGATCAGCGCCGCGTCCTGCGCCGGCTTGTCGTAGGCCTGCATGAATCCGGATGCCGCGGTCGCAAAACCAACGACGATCTCGTCGGCCGCCTGGGCCGGCGTGAACCAGAGCGCGGATGCTCCGGCCAGAATGCCGAGTAATGTCGTAAAGCGCATATGCCACTCCTCCAATTTTACAAACGAGCGTCAGTGCAGTTCCTTCAGTGCGGTCTGGACCGGCCGGGTCAGGCGCCGCTGCAACGGCCATCGGCGCCAGGAGAACTCCCGGTTGCGGGTCAATCCCGTCGGCAGGTACATCAGGATCACGATGGTGATGATGCCGATCGCTATCTCCTGGACGCCGTTCGGCAGGCCGACGGTGTGCCCGCCCAGGCTGACGCCCTTTTCGAGATCACGGAACAGCTCGATCAGCACCGATATCGCGACCACGCCCGAGACCGCGCCGCTGAGGCTGTACATGCCGCCGACCACCAGCATCGACAGCGTGATGAAGGTGGTCCGCAGATAGAATGCGCCGGGATTGACGATGCTCAGGAAATGCGCGTACAGCGCGCCGGCGAGCCCGATGATGAAGGCGCTGACGACGAAGGCGATCAACCGCTCGCGGACGATGTCGATGCCCGAGGCGCTGGCGGCGACCGCTTCGTCGCGCGT of the Bradyrhizobium quebecense genome contains:
- a CDS encoding ABC transporter substrate-binding protein translates to MRFTTLLGILAGASALWFTPAQAADEIVVGFATAASGFMQAYDKPAQDAALIRIDEINKAGGLLGKKIKPVFADTKTDQAEGAKAGLAVLDQGADLVIVSCDYDYGAPAALQAQAAGKVSFFLCAESIKAGIPGVGPFSFSASVLAPVQGATMSEWAYTKKNARSFYRLLDSWTVYNKGICDGFDWMLPRLKEAKLVGSDTFKNDDASIASQITRIKSLPKEPDAIMLCTMMPGAVSAIKQIRAAGIKSMILNGSGVDGSYWLNAVPDLSNFYVPVQGSVYGDDPNPKVNEFNKKYKEVTGGDPSSQYVYPGYVLIDVWAKAVERAKSTDAAPVVAELEKMKDESTLFGPRTFTKDIHHQNQGRYLIVDTEAGKPKVVDQWTISEKIPLDYLVSK